The Punica granatum isolate Tunisia-2019 chromosome 4, ASM765513v2, whole genome shotgun sequence genome has a window encoding:
- the LOC116204881 gene encoding putative F-box protein At1g49610: MMINMERTRESAEKCRGSSPRKTAKVAETREGEQVDRLSSLPDSVLIQILALLPTRDAVKTLMIPSLGRLWDQTFILDFDWCAAHRCSQKLCNDGPFEEQFGRFVAFVDRTVMLHRSPRVFKFRLKINCSADYLQDRNLPRDPEEDEEADNRTQLMELLDSWLESAIQRNVEIFDLDFIACGFPGFFNRYVLPPSVLRSNSLVEMRVASCSLKFYPQSCMKALKCLYLEDIILTDDLIESILSTCPVLETLSLKDCYGFSRVSCESQMLKMVIVSPDILSEWKIEVAGPYITSLSISGWIERMSLGNLPSLHDATIDICNQFCCVPDDYLLVKKVFEKLHHAKVLTVHDLPILVTMIWELLGCQCPSSNWQCLVLKTKLNKWHLPGVANLLRNSPSLETLDLHIFKGELPQTPVRDSWLIWYKFDEDNYWTAKDHSFSCLRTGLKTVKLSGDVMKDTVLQFVQFLLGKSLVLEELIIFIGTKDRSIKDGELKKYKEKVFHFPVASHKAVVRFR, from the exons ATGATGATCAACATGGAAAGAACCCGTGAAAGTGCTGAGAAATGTAGGGGTAGCAGTCCGAGGAAGACGGCAAAGGTTGCTGAGACCAGGGAAGGCGAACAAGTAGATAGGCTTAGCAGTTTGCCTGATTCTGTCCTTATTCAAATCCTGGCACTTTTGCCCACTAGAGATGCCGTTAAGACACTGATGATCCCGAGCCTCGGTCGCCTATGGGATCAAACTTTTATCTTGGACTTCGATTGGTGCGCGGCTCACCGTTGTTCCCAGAAACTGTGCAATGACGGCCCTTTCGAGGAACAGTTTGGACGGTTTGTTGCTTTCGTAGACCGTACCGTGATGCTCCATAGAAGCCCGCGGGTTTTTAAATTCCGCCTGAAGATTAACTGTAGCGCTGATTACCTCCAGGATCGAAATTTGCCCCGAGACCCTGAAGAGGATGAAGAGGCTGATAACCGAACACAGTTGATGGAATTACTGGACTCTTGGCTGGAATCTGCAATTCAGAGGAATGTTGAGATATTCGATTTGGATTTCATTGCCTGCGGCTTTCCTGGTTTCTTCAATCGATACGTGTTGCCTCCTTCTGTTCTCCGTAGCAATTCTTTGGTTGAAATGAGGGTGGCCAGCTGCAGTTTGAAATTTTATCCCCAGAGCTGTATGAAGGCACTCAAGTGTTTGTATCTTGAGGATATTATTCTGACTGATGATCTCATCGAGAGTATTTTATCTACATGTCCTGTGCTCGAAACTCTTTCCTTGAAAGATTGTTATGGCTTCAGTAGGGTGAGTTGTGAGTCCCAAATGCTTAAAATGGTAATCGTTTCACCAGATATTCTGTCAGAATGGAAAATTGAGGTTGCAGGCCCATATATCACATCGCTAAGCATCTCAGGATGGATAGAACGTATGAGCCTTGGGAATTTACCATCTCTTCATGATGCAACAATTGATATCTGCAATCAGTTTTGTTGTGTTCCTGATGACTATCTCTTGGTCAAGAAGGTTTTTGAGAAGCTTCATCATGCGAAAGTGCTTACAGTGCATGATCTGCCCATTTTG GTCACGATGATTTGGGAGTTGTTAGGTTGTCAATGTCCGTCCTCTAACTGGCAGTGCTTAGTTCTGAAGACAAAGTTGAACAAATGGCACCTCCCAGGAGTCGCAAATCTCTTGAGGaactctccttctttggagaCGCTCGATCTTCATATTTTCAAAGGCGAACTTCCTCAGACGCCC GTACGGGACTCATGGCTCATCTGGTATAAATTTGACGAAGACAACTACTGGACAGCGAAAGACCACTCTTTCAGTTGTTTAAGGACTGGCCTGAAAACTGTTAAATTATCCGGAGACGTGATGAAGGATACCGTCCTCCAGTTCGTGCAGTTTTTACTTGGCAAATCACTGGTCTTGGAGGAGCTCATTATCTTCATTGGGACAAAAGATCGTTCAATTAAGGATGGAGAATTGAAGAAATATAAAGAGAAGGTGTTTCATTTCCCGGTAGCCTCGCATAAAGCTGTAGTCAGGTTTCGCTGA
- the LOC116204882 gene encoding uncharacterized protein LOC116204882: MGLIAKAHFNGYLLSLSLSLYEPEQSGSPIAYNGGTSVNAGAMSLTISSLPSARLSLGNPPQLRSKPTFAAQFWPRFHGRTIPFDALRPRTLPAGQGFAQKIFLLPRANPELLGSRNIEFRLNAESDGGTGAEMDEAERAARGESTMPERFRYLTKEAPDPPVRWPFFVAAAFLIYAWRAVLFELSNWRKALWAIVGLVGYLLKLLLALIFHFIGDPVTSTIRFIETTLYSIRAFYSSIVSYAPVPELTTVIILASLVLAIAEAVVPDAVKSQPKTLTFSGLIGYAAVKGYISEPFFWTLLVGIYGFSRLIKRRDDVSSALPAAAVMVGIGEPWVRAVVIISYLAVAMYHHSRKLSKGNVAEEEVMERRLPLPLLGVALAIGIRVAAKWAGYRHLTWMTV, translated from the exons ATGGGCCTGATAGCTAAAGCCCATTTTAACGGTtatctgctctctctctctctctcgctctacGAACCTGAGCAGAGCGGCTCGCCGATAGCTTACAATGGCGGAACCTCTGTAAACGCCGGAGCCATGTCGCTGACGATCTCCTCTCTTCCCTCCGCTCGCCTCTCTCTCGGAAACCCTCCTCAACTTCGAAGCAAACCCACATTCGCAGCTCAGTTCTGGCCTCGTTTCCATGGCCGAACCATTCCGTTTGATGCTCTCAGACCCAGAACCCTACCGGCCGGTCAGGGATTCGCCCAAAAGATTTTCCTGCTTCCGAGAGCTAATCCGGAATTGCTCGGCAGTAGGAATATAGAGTTCCGTTTGAACGCAGAGAGTGATGGAGGAACGGGAGCTGAGATGGACGAGGCAGAGAGAGCGGCGAGGGGAGAGAGCACCATGCCGGAGCGGTTCAGGTACTTGACCAAGGAAGCTCCTGACCCTCCTGTTCGGTGGCCCTTCTTTGTCG CTGCGGCATTTCTCATATATGCATGGAGGGCAGTTCTGTTCGAACTATCTAACTGGAGGAAAGCTTTGTGGGCAATTGTGGGCCTTGTGGGGTATCTCCTGAAACTCCTCTTAGCCCTCATTTTCCATTTCATTGGAGATCCGGTCACTTCTACAATCAGATTTATCGAGACCACACTATACTCCATTCGAGCATTCTACTCCAGTATAGTTTCATACGCTCCAGTTCCCGAGCTCACCACAGTTATCATTCTTGCATCTTTGGTTCTTGCAATTGCCGAGGCCGTTGTACCTGATGCCGTAAAGAGCCAACCTAAaactctcacattttcgggcttaaTAGGTTATGCTGCTGTGAAGGGCTATATCTCGGAGCCCTTCTTCTGGACCTTGCTGGTTGGGATTTATGGATTCTCACGTCTGATAAAGAGGAGAGATGATGTCTCTTCTGCTTTGCCTGCTGCGGCTGTTATGGTCGGAATAGGGGAGCCTTGGGTCAGAGCAGTGGTGATAATCTCATATCTCGCAGTAGCAATGTATCACCATTCGAGAAAGCTATCGAAAGGCAATGTAGCTGAAGAGGAAGTAATGGAGAGAAGGCTCCCATTGCCCCTGTTGGGTGTGGCTTTGGCAATTGGAATTCGTGTTGCTGCTAAATGGGCTGGGTATCGGCATCTGACATGGATGACCGTATGA
- the LOC116202354 gene encoding uncharacterized protein LOC116202354, with translation MSVLQYPDAFDAPDLQVWNNAAFDHGESEPLTWASSNPDCVNLTLSLESDDCSKENRSPSGPVGNSQVRLLNLNLNLPLEPGSASPSPVLKGIKWKDPQEEKVQSGRDIDAEIEEIEREISRLSTRLEVLRIEKAEQNPKTTEPPRGRVVPAKFMEQKQGNRSSQEEKKIDGAPLSSTKPKINRRGVSLGPGEIASAVKTRPSNKPEVTPVMSVQSRRKSCFWKLQEIDELKVTKERRKSLSLTVSPKTQKTVSKTQPQKQAVTTVGSKRATKKEEGVISAIQPKRLFKEGEKSAKKPAKLGRVVPSRYNQITISAARKRSFPENDKEEADRSDKRRASQGTTVEGKAKKRWEIPREVVLYKSDEAEEDKKKANKSSSETPLSAVRINEVLPKIRIARGFVNESPRDSGPAKRAAELVGRRNYFVQGEEDTGQTQFCQALSFLGDVEEE, from the coding sequence ATGAGTGTTCTTCAATACCCAGATGCGTTCGATGCTCCCGATCTTCAGGTCTGGAACAACGCCGCGTTCGACCATGGGGAATCAGAGCCGCTCACCTGGGCTTCGTCGAACCCGGACTGCGTGAACCTGACTCTGTCGCTGGAATCCGATGATTGTAGCAAGGAGAATCGTAGCCCCAGTGGCCCGGTTGGGAATTCTCAGGTTCGGCTGCTGAATCTCAATCTCAACCTGCCCCTCGAGCCAGGGTCGGCCTCCCCTTCCCCTGTGCTGAAGGGCATTAAGTGGAAGGATCCGCAAGAAGAGAAGGTTCAGAGCGGCAGGGACATTGACGCGGAGATCGAGGAGATTGAAAGGGAGATCTCGCGACTGTCGACGAGACTCGAAGTTCTCCGCATTGAGAAGGCAGAGCAGAATCCGAAGACGACGGAACCGCCCCGTGGGAGGGTTGTACCTGCGAAGTTCATGGAGCAGAAGCAGGGGAATAGAAGCTCccaggaggagaagaagattgaTGGGGCTCCGCTTTCGAGTACAAAGCCGAAGATTAATCGTCGAGGGGTCAGCCTGGGGCCAGGTGAGATCGCCTCCGCAGTTAAAACACGGCCATCGAATAAGCCAGAGGTCACTCCGGTCATGTCGGTTCAGAGCCGGAGGAAATCGTGCTTCTGGAAGCTCCAAGAGATCGATGAACTGAAGGTCacaaaggagaggaggaagagcCTTAGCCTCACCGTAAGCCCGAAGACCCAAAAGACTGTTTCCAAGACACAGCCTCAGAAGCAGGCGGTGACAACAGTCGGGTCGAAGAGAGCCacgaagaaagaagaaggggTGATATCGGCGATCCAGCCAAAAAGGCTGTTTAAGGAAGGGGAAAAATCGGCCAAGAAACCCGCCAAACTGGGGCGGGTCGTCCCGAGCAGGTACAATCAGATAACCATCAGCGCCGCAAGAAAGAGGTCATTCCCGGAGAACGACAAGGAAGAGGCCGACCGATCGGATAAGAGGAGGGCATCGCAGGGGACCACCGTGGAGGGAAAGGCCAAGAAAAGGTGGGAGATCCCAAGGGAGGTGGTGCTGTACAAGAGCGATGAGGCGGAGGAAGACAAGAAGAAGGCGAATAAATCTTCCTCCGAGACTCCATTATCGGCGGTCAGGATCAACGAGGTGCTGCCGAAGATCAGGATTGCTAGGGGCTTCGTGAACGAGAGCCCGAGGGACTCGGGACCCGCAAAGAGGGCTGCAGAGCTGGTCGGGAGGAGGAACTACTTCGTTCAGGGCGAGGAGGATACGGGGCAGACACAGTTCTGTCAGGCTCTGAGTTTCCTAGGAGACGTCGAGGAAGAATAA
- the LOC116204705 gene encoding protein THYLAKOID FORMATION1, chloroplastic — MAAVTSLSFSAIGQSAERRAPLSSTRVLGSSFSEGLRFRTGVLCDLAGVRASTSGSLLVVQGMSTATDLPTVAETKQNFLKAYKRPIPGVYNTVLQELLVQQHLMRYKRNYQYDPVFALGFVTVYDQLMEGYPSDEDKEIIFQAYIQALQEDPQQYRADAQKLEEWARSQNADSLIGFSTREGEVEAIFKDIAERAGSKGSFGYSRFFAVGLFRLLELANAMEPTILEKLCAALNVNKRSVDRDLDVYRNLLSKLVQAKELLKEYVNREKKKREERAESQKANEAITKCVGEYQHILQ; from the exons ATGGCGGCGGTCACCTCTTTGTCCTTCTCGGCAATTGGTCAATCTGCTGAGAGGAGGGCACCTCTCTCGTCGACGCGTGTCCTCGGCTCCAGCTTCTCGGAGGGGCTTCGCTTCCGTACAGGTGTACTCTGTGACCTTGCAGGGGTTAGAGCCTCGACTTCCGGCTCCCTCTTGGTCGTACAGGGCATGTCCACTGCCACGG ATTTGCCTACTGTGGCTGAGACAAAGCAGAATTTCCTCAAGGCATATAAGCGGCCCATTCCTGGTGTCTACAACACAGTGCTACAGGAGCTGCTCGTCCAGCAACACTTGATGCGGTACAAGAGGAACTATCAGTATGACCCCGTGTTTGCCCTCGGTTTCGTGACCGTGTATGATCAGCTCATGGAAGGGTACCCCAGCGACGAGGACAAAGAAATCATCTTTCAGGCATACATCCAAGCATTGCAGGAGGATCCCCAGCAATACAG AGCTGATGCACAAAAATTAGAAGAGTGGGCTCGTTCCCAAAATGCCGACTCACTGATTGGGTTTTCAACAAGAGAAGGGGAAGTCGAAGCCATTTTTAAGGACATAGCAGAAAGAGCTGGGAGCAAAGGGAGCTTTGGCTATAGCCGATTCTTTGCAGTGGGGCTCTTCCGACTTCTCGAGTTGGCAAATGCCATGGAGCCCACAATTCTGGAAAAG CTTTGTGCTGCTCTAAATGTTAACAAGAGAAGTGTGGATCGGGACCTCGATGTCTACCGCAACCTGCTCTCCAAGCTGGTTCAAGCCAAGGAGCTGCTAAAGGAATATGTTAACAG ggagaagaaaaagagagaagaaagggCAGAGTCCCAGAAGGCTAATGAAGCTATCACAAAATGCGTGGGAGAGTACCAGCACATTCTGCAGTAG
- the LOC116204704 gene encoding diacylglycerol kinase 5-like isoform X1, which produces MVMVVLEDAVAAKMEAICTSSSSSNSRFLRNFHIPTYILLPGSEIDTDNADCPICPVLVFINSKSGGQLGGDLLVTYRTLLSEHQVFDLTQQAPDKALRMIYVNLERLKLEGDKLASKIEERLRIIVAGGDGTAGWLLGVVCDLKLRLPPPVATMPLGTGNNLPFAFGWGKRNPGTDRCSVETFLDQVMKAKEMNVDNWHILMRMKAPKEGSFDPIAPLDLPHSLHAFSRVSTTDELSMEGYHTFRGGFWNYFSMGMDAQVSYAFHSERKLHPEKFTNQLVNQSTYMKLGCTQGWFAASLFHPAAENIGQLAQVKIMKNGHWQDLSIPSSIRSIICLNLPSFSGGLNPWGTPKARRSCDRDFTPPYVDDGLIEVVGFRDAWHGLVLLAPNGHGTRLAQAHRIMFKFHKGGADHTYMRIDGEPWKQPLPVDDETVVVEISQLGQVKMLATQDCISRSISNPLATGSHHKTDEEDADEGDDHSLHSSGEEWRKFGAAETFKLPNGFDITHLS; this is translated from the exons ATGGTGATGGTTGTTCTGGAGGATGCGGTTGCAGCAAAG ATGGAGGCCATTTGTACTTCTTCATCTTCGTCGAACTCAAGATTTTTGAGAAACTTTCATATTCCCACATACATTCTTTTGCCCGGTTCAGAGATCGATACTGATAATGCAGATTGCCCGATATGCCCGGTATTGGTGTTCATCAACTCAAAGAGTGGGGGTCAGCTCGGGGGCGACCTCCTCGTCACTTACCGGACCCTTCTAAGTGAGCATCAG GTGTTTGATTTGACGCAACAGGCTCCTGATAAGGCGTTGCGGATGATTTATGTAAATCTGGAAAGACTGAAGCTCGAAGGGGACAAGCTCGCTTCCAAAATCGAGGAGAGACTGAGGATTATC GTTGCTGGTGGAGATGGAACAGCAGGTTGGCTTCTTGGAGTCGTTTGTGATCTGAAATTACGTCTTCCACCTCCAGTTGCTACCATGCCCCTCGGGACCGGAAACAACCTCCCATTTGCATTTGGCTGG GGGAAGAGAAACCCCGGGACAGACCGTTGCTCAGTGGAGACGTTCCTCGACCAAGTCATGAAGGCAAAGGAAATGAACGTTGACAA TTGGCATATTCTGATGCGGATGAAGGCTCCTAAAGAGGGTTCGTTCGATCCCATTGCGCCCCTTGACCTGCCACATTCTCTGCATGCGTTTTCTCGTGTTTCTACAACGGACGAACTGAGCATG GAAGGTTATCACACGTTTCGAGGCGGATTCTGGAACTACTTCAGCATGG GAATGGACGCTCAGGTATCATACGCATTCCATTCCGAGCGCAAGCTGCATCCTGAAAAATTTACGAACCAACTGGTCAACCAG AGTACTTACATGAAGCTCGGATGCACACAAGGATGGTTTGCTGCTTCTCTCTTTCATCCGGCTGCTGA GAACATTGGTCAGCTCGCCCAGGTGAAGATCATGAAAAACGGGCACTGGCAAGACCTCAGCATACCTAGCAG CATCAGGTCGATCATATGCTTGAACTTGCCAAGCTTTTCTGGAGGACTAAACCCCTGGGGAACTCCAAAGGCCAGGAGATCTTGTGAT AGAGACTTTACTCCACCATATGTAGATGACGGCCTTATTGAGGTCGTTGGTTTTAGAGACGCTTGGCATGGGCTCGTACTGCTTGCCCCGAATGGGCATGGGACTCGTCTTGCTCAAGCCCACCGAATCATGTTCAAGTTCCACAAAGGTGGGGCTGATCACACGTACATGCGGATCGATGGGGAACCTTGGAAGCAGCCACTGCCAGTTGATGATGAGACTGTGGTAGTCGAAATCTCCCAGCTGGGCCAAGTTAAAATGCTTGCAACCCAAGACTGCATTTCCAGGAGCATCAGCAACCCATTAGCGACAGGTTCCCATCATAAAACCGATGAGGAGGATGCCGATGAAGGAGATGACCATTCCTTGCATTCATCAGGGGAAGAGTGGAGGAAGTTCGGGGCTGCAGAGACTTTCAAACTTCCCAATGGATTTGATATTACTCATCTCAGTTAA
- the LOC116204704 gene encoding diacylglycerol kinase 5-like isoform X3, with product MIYVNLERLKLEGDKLASKIEERLRIIVAGGDGTAGWLLGVVCDLKLRLPPPVATMPLGTGNNLPFAFGWGKRNPGTDRCSVETFLDQVMKAKEMNVDNWHILMRMKAPKEGSFDPIAPLDLPHSLHAFSRVSTTDELSMEGYHTFRGGFWNYFSMGMDAQVSYAFHSERKLHPEKFTNQLVNQSTYMKLGCTQGWFAASLFHPAAENIGQLAQVKIMKNGHWQDLSIPSSIRSIICLNLPSFSGGLNPWGTPKARRSCDRDFTPPYVDDGLIEVVGFRDAWHGLVLLAPNGHGTRLAQAHRIMFKFHKGGADHTYMRIDGEPWKQPLPVDDETVVVEISQLGQVKMLATQDCISRSISNPLATGSHHKTDEEDADEGDDHSLHSSGEEWRKFGAAETFKLPNGFDITHLS from the exons ATGATTTATGTAAATCTGGAAAGACTGAAGCTCGAAGGGGACAAGCTCGCTTCCAAAATCGAGGAGAGACTGAGGATTATC GTTGCTGGTGGAGATGGAACAGCAGGTTGGCTTCTTGGAGTCGTTTGTGATCTGAAATTACGTCTTCCACCTCCAGTTGCTACCATGCCCCTCGGGACCGGAAACAACCTCCCATTTGCATTTGGCTGG GGGAAGAGAAACCCCGGGACAGACCGTTGCTCAGTGGAGACGTTCCTCGACCAAGTCATGAAGGCAAAGGAAATGAACGTTGACAA TTGGCATATTCTGATGCGGATGAAGGCTCCTAAAGAGGGTTCGTTCGATCCCATTGCGCCCCTTGACCTGCCACATTCTCTGCATGCGTTTTCTCGTGTTTCTACAACGGACGAACTGAGCATG GAAGGTTATCACACGTTTCGAGGCGGATTCTGGAACTACTTCAGCATGG GAATGGACGCTCAGGTATCATACGCATTCCATTCCGAGCGCAAGCTGCATCCTGAAAAATTTACGAACCAACTGGTCAACCAG AGTACTTACATGAAGCTCGGATGCACACAAGGATGGTTTGCTGCTTCTCTCTTTCATCCGGCTGCTGA GAACATTGGTCAGCTCGCCCAGGTGAAGATCATGAAAAACGGGCACTGGCAAGACCTCAGCATACCTAGCAG CATCAGGTCGATCATATGCTTGAACTTGCCAAGCTTTTCTGGAGGACTAAACCCCTGGGGAACTCCAAAGGCCAGGAGATCTTGTGAT AGAGACTTTACTCCACCATATGTAGATGACGGCCTTATTGAGGTCGTTGGTTTTAGAGACGCTTGGCATGGGCTCGTACTGCTTGCCCCGAATGGGCATGGGACTCGTCTTGCTCAAGCCCACCGAATCATGTTCAAGTTCCACAAAGGTGGGGCTGATCACACGTACATGCGGATCGATGGGGAACCTTGGAAGCAGCCACTGCCAGTTGATGATGAGACTGTGGTAGTCGAAATCTCCCAGCTGGGCCAAGTTAAAATGCTTGCAACCCAAGACTGCATTTCCAGGAGCATCAGCAACCCATTAGCGACAGGTTCCCATCATAAAACCGATGAGGAGGATGCCGATGAAGGAGATGACCATTCCTTGCATTCATCAGGGGAAGAGTGGAGGAAGTTCGGGGCTGCAGAGACTTTCAAACTTCCCAATGGATTTGATATTACTCATCTCAGTTAA
- the LOC116204704 gene encoding diacylglycerol kinase 5-like isoform X2: MEAICTSSSSSNSRFLRNFHIPTYILLPGSEIDTDNADCPICPVLVFINSKSGGQLGGDLLVTYRTLLSEHQVFDLTQQAPDKALRMIYVNLERLKLEGDKLASKIEERLRIIVAGGDGTAGWLLGVVCDLKLRLPPPVATMPLGTGNNLPFAFGWGKRNPGTDRCSVETFLDQVMKAKEMNVDNWHILMRMKAPKEGSFDPIAPLDLPHSLHAFSRVSTTDELSMEGYHTFRGGFWNYFSMGMDAQVSYAFHSERKLHPEKFTNQLVNQSTYMKLGCTQGWFAASLFHPAAENIGQLAQVKIMKNGHWQDLSIPSSIRSIICLNLPSFSGGLNPWGTPKARRSCDRDFTPPYVDDGLIEVVGFRDAWHGLVLLAPNGHGTRLAQAHRIMFKFHKGGADHTYMRIDGEPWKQPLPVDDETVVVEISQLGQVKMLATQDCISRSISNPLATGSHHKTDEEDADEGDDHSLHSSGEEWRKFGAAETFKLPNGFDITHLS; the protein is encoded by the exons ATGGAGGCCATTTGTACTTCTTCATCTTCGTCGAACTCAAGATTTTTGAGAAACTTTCATATTCCCACATACATTCTTTTGCCCGGTTCAGAGATCGATACTGATAATGCAGATTGCCCGATATGCCCGGTATTGGTGTTCATCAACTCAAAGAGTGGGGGTCAGCTCGGGGGCGACCTCCTCGTCACTTACCGGACCCTTCTAAGTGAGCATCAG GTGTTTGATTTGACGCAACAGGCTCCTGATAAGGCGTTGCGGATGATTTATGTAAATCTGGAAAGACTGAAGCTCGAAGGGGACAAGCTCGCTTCCAAAATCGAGGAGAGACTGAGGATTATC GTTGCTGGTGGAGATGGAACAGCAGGTTGGCTTCTTGGAGTCGTTTGTGATCTGAAATTACGTCTTCCACCTCCAGTTGCTACCATGCCCCTCGGGACCGGAAACAACCTCCCATTTGCATTTGGCTGG GGGAAGAGAAACCCCGGGACAGACCGTTGCTCAGTGGAGACGTTCCTCGACCAAGTCATGAAGGCAAAGGAAATGAACGTTGACAA TTGGCATATTCTGATGCGGATGAAGGCTCCTAAAGAGGGTTCGTTCGATCCCATTGCGCCCCTTGACCTGCCACATTCTCTGCATGCGTTTTCTCGTGTTTCTACAACGGACGAACTGAGCATG GAAGGTTATCACACGTTTCGAGGCGGATTCTGGAACTACTTCAGCATGG GAATGGACGCTCAGGTATCATACGCATTCCATTCCGAGCGCAAGCTGCATCCTGAAAAATTTACGAACCAACTGGTCAACCAG AGTACTTACATGAAGCTCGGATGCACACAAGGATGGTTTGCTGCTTCTCTCTTTCATCCGGCTGCTGA GAACATTGGTCAGCTCGCCCAGGTGAAGATCATGAAAAACGGGCACTGGCAAGACCTCAGCATACCTAGCAG CATCAGGTCGATCATATGCTTGAACTTGCCAAGCTTTTCTGGAGGACTAAACCCCTGGGGAACTCCAAAGGCCAGGAGATCTTGTGAT AGAGACTTTACTCCACCATATGTAGATGACGGCCTTATTGAGGTCGTTGGTTTTAGAGACGCTTGGCATGGGCTCGTACTGCTTGCCCCGAATGGGCATGGGACTCGTCTTGCTCAAGCCCACCGAATCATGTTCAAGTTCCACAAAGGTGGGGCTGATCACACGTACATGCGGATCGATGGGGAACCTTGGAAGCAGCCACTGCCAGTTGATGATGAGACTGTGGTAGTCGAAATCTCCCAGCTGGGCCAAGTTAAAATGCTTGCAACCCAAGACTGCATTTCCAGGAGCATCAGCAACCCATTAGCGACAGGTTCCCATCATAAAACCGATGAGGAGGATGCCGATGAAGGAGATGACCATTCCTTGCATTCATCAGGGGAAGAGTGGAGGAAGTTCGGGGCTGCAGAGACTTTCAAACTTCCCAATGGATTTGATATTACTCATCTCAGTTAA